A segment of the Amycolatopsis thermophila genome:
CCCGCGCCGGGTGGTCCTTCGGCAGGGGTGGCGCCGGGGCGGGCTCGCTCCACTCCGGACTGAACAGCGGGCCGCCGTAGGCGTCGGCGGCGCCCGTCCAGGCGGCTTCCGCCGAGGCCAGCACCAGTGAGCGGGCCGCGTCCGACTCCGGGCCCGCCGGCAGGCGGCGCGCGGCCAGCGCCAGGTAGCGCGCCAGGATTCCGGCGAACAGGCCGCCGTCGCCACCGCCCTGCCCGCGCAGGACGCCGCCGGGGGCGCAGTGCGCCGCGACCGCCCGGATCGTGCGACCGGCCCGGTCCATTTCGGACATCTCCAGGCAGGCGCCGAGGAAAACTCCCTGACAGTAGGTGTAAATCTCCTGCACCAGCTCGTGGCTGTCCACCCGCAACCCGTCCCACACCAGGCCGGTGTCGGGGTCGACCAGCGTCTTCTCCATCCAGTCCAGCAGTTCCCGCGCCCGTTCGACGTCACCGGCCCTGGCGAACAGGATCGCCGCCGGGCCGTTCGACGGCGCGTTCTTGAACCGGTCCCCGCGCCGCCACCAGATCCCGCCGCCGCCCTCGGGCGTCCACCCCGACCGCAGCTCGTCCAGGAAGAAGCTCACGTCCCGGCCGGTGCGCTGCAGGGCGAGCCCCAGCCACGCCAGGTCGTCGTAGTAGTCGTTGCGCCAGTTGCCGAAGTTGCGCACCCGCACCGACGACACGAACCGGTCGATCGCGGCCTCCCGCGCCGACGTCGGATCGCGCTCCTGGGCGTCGACGAGGCAGTCCAGCAGGTGCGCCTGCCACCAGTAGTTCCAGTGCCAGTGCACCCGCTGGCCGGGCGAGGCCGGCCAGCCGCTCCGGGCGAGCAGCGTGCCCGGCAGGCCCCAGACGCGGCGCAGGTGCCGGGTGGCGATCGCCCGTTCCGCGGCGGCGGCCCAGTCGCTGTGCATGAACCCATGATGGATTGGCCCTCGACAGCTCGCTCGGTTCCGTCGACCATCAGGGGATGACAACGGCGCATGTCACTTGCCCGCTCTGCGAGGCCACCTGCGGTCTCCGGGTCACCTTCGACGATCGCCGGGTCATCCAGGTGCGCGGCGACGACGAGGACGTCTTCTCGCGGGGTTTCCTCTGCCCCAAGGGCGCCTCCCTCGGCGCGCTGCACCACGACCCGGACCGCCTGCGCACCCCGCTGGTCAAGCGCGACGGCAAGCACGTCCCGGTCTCCTGGGACGAGGCGTTCGCCGAGATCGACGACCGCCTCCGTCCGATCATCGAGACCCACGGCCCGGACGTCGTGGCCGTGTACGCGGGCAACCCGAGCGTCCACAACCTCTCCACCGCGCTCTACGGTCGCGTCTTCTTCAAGGCGCTGGGGACCACGAACTTCTACACCGCGGGCAGCGTCGACCAGCTGCCCAAGCACTACTCCAGCGGTTACCTGTTCGGCGACGGCATGTCGATCCCCGTCCCCGACGTGGACCGCACGCGGCACCTGCTCGTGCTCGGCGCCAACCCGCTGGTGTCCAACGGCAGCCTGATGACCGCGCCGGACATGCGCAGCAGGCTCCGGGCGATCCGCGAGCGCGGCGGGAAGGTCGTCGTGGTCGACCCGCGCCGGTCCCGCACCGCTCAGGTCGCCGACGAGCACCACCCGATCCGGCCGGGCACCGACGCGCTGCTGCTGTTCGCTCAGGTCAACGTGCTGTTCGCCGAGAACCGCGTGCACCTCGGCGACCTCGCCGGCCACGTGGCGGGCGTCGAGGACGTGGGCCGGCTCGCCCGCGACTTCGCGCCCGAGGCCGTCGCTCCGGTCACCGGCATCCCCGCCGGCGAGATCCGGCGGATGGCGCGGGAACTGGCCGCCGCCGAGTCCGCCGCGGTCTACGGGCGCATCGGCACCACCACGCAGGCGTTCGGGACCCTCACCAGCTGGCTCGTCGACGTCCTCAACGTCCTGACCGGGAACCTCGACCGGCCCGGCGGTGCGATGTTCCCGCTCGCCGCGGCCGGTCAGGCCAACAGCGCACCCGGCAAGCGCCGCCCGTTCCGGCACGGCCGCTGGCGCACCCGCGTGCGCGGGCTACCGGAAGTGCTCGGCGAGGTCCCGGTCGCGACGCTGGCCGACGAGATCCTCACCCCCGGTGACGGCCAGGTGCGCGCGCTGATCACCGTCAGCGGCAACCCGTGCCTGAGCACCCCGAACGCCGGGCGGCTCGCGGAAGCGCTGGCGCGCCTGGACTTCATGGTGTCGCTGGACATCTACCGCAACGAGACCACCCGGCACGCCGACGTCATCCTGCCCGGCCCGACGCCGTTGGAACGGCCCCACTACGACGTCGCCCTGTACCA
Coding sequences within it:
- a CDS encoding glycoside hydrolase family 76 protein; this encodes MHSDWAAAAERAIATRHLRRVWGLPGTLLARSGWPASPGQRVHWHWNYWWQAHLLDCLVDAQERDPTSAREAAIDRFVSSVRVRNFGNWRNDYYDDLAWLGLALQRTGRDVSFFLDELRSGWTPEGGGGIWWRRGDRFKNAPSNGPAAILFARAGDVERARELLDWMEKTLVDPDTGLVWDGLRVDSHELVQEIYTYCQGVFLGACLEMSEMDRAGRTIRAVAAHCAPGGVLRGQGGGDGGLFAGILARYLALAARRLPAGPESDAARSLVLASAEAAWTGAADAYGGPLFSPEWSEPAPAPPLPKDHPARDLSVQLGAWMLLEAAATL
- a CDS encoding molybdopterin-dependent oxidoreductase, producing MTTAHVTCPLCEATCGLRVTFDDRRVIQVRGDDEDVFSRGFLCPKGASLGALHHDPDRLRTPLVKRDGKHVPVSWDEAFAEIDDRLRPIIETHGPDVVAVYAGNPSVHNLSTALYGRVFFKALGTTNFYTAGSVDQLPKHYSSGYLFGDGMSIPVPDVDRTRHLLVLGANPLVSNGSLMTAPDMRSRLRAIRERGGKVVVVDPRRSRTAQVADEHHPIRPGTDALLLFAQVNVLFAENRVHLGDLAGHVAGVEDVGRLARDFAPEAVAPVTGIPAGEIRRMARELAAAESAAVYGRIGTTTQAFGTLTSWLVDVLNVLTGNLDRPGGAMFPLAAAGQANSAPGKRRPFRHGRWRTRVRGLPEVLGEVPVATLADEILTPGDGQVRALITVSGNPCLSTPNAGRLAEALARLDFMVSLDIYRNETTRHADVILPGPTPLERPHYDVALYQLAVRNVANWTPAAMPSDLPQEWETMLRLTSVVTGQGPAPDLDALDAFVAGQIAQRSGLDPAVAGDRRGPERLIDLMLRAGPYDLTLADLEAAPHGVDLGPLRPRVPEILSTPSGKIELAPEAITVDVPRLAAELAHAPDGELVLIGRRQLSSNNSWMHNLEPLVRGKNRCTAQVHPHDAARLGLADGEPALVRSKAGKVEVPVEVTEEVRPGVVSIPHGWGHGGPGTQTAVAAAHAGVNSNLVADETLLDALSGTAVLNGIPVEVTPTRPPTGPRAA